One genomic segment of Argonema galeatum A003/A1 includes these proteins:
- a CDS encoding phage integrase N-terminal SAM-like domain-containing protein yields MEQLPKKLLEQVSDVIRLKHYSYKTEKSYINWIKRYILFHNKRHPREMGSSLRKALD; encoded by the coding sequence ATGGAACAACTTCCCAAAAAACTCCTTGAACAAGTAAGTGATGTCATTCGTCTGAAACATTACTCTTACAAAACGGAAAAAAGCTACATTAATTGGATTAAACGCTATATTTTATTCCATAATAAACGACATCCTAGAGAAATGGGAAGCAGTTTGCGGAAAGCGCTAGATTAG
- a CDS encoding YtxH domain-containing protein, with protein MSDNRSGAFIGGMLLGAAIGTITGLLIAPRTGRETRLLLKKSADALPELAEDLSTTVQLQADRLSETAVRNWDGTLARLKEAISAGLEAGSREHQGFERTEVAASSDRSPSPDSVEDLYSNSYASGTKVANQNITSTETLREPEK; from the coding sequence ATGTCAGATAACCGTTCTGGAGCTTTTATTGGCGGTATGCTACTCGGAGCAGCGATCGGCACAATCACCGGCTTACTAATAGCACCGCGCACCGGCAGAGAAACGCGACTTCTGCTCAAAAAATCTGCCGACGCCCTACCGGAGTTGGCGGAAGACCTTTCTACCACCGTACAGCTGCAAGCAGACCGCCTCTCCGAGACAGCAGTGCGGAACTGGGATGGCACCCTAGCGCGACTCAAAGAAGCCATCTCAGCTGGTTTAGAGGCAGGATCTAGAGAACACCAAGGATTTGAACGGACAGAAGTCGCAGCGTCTTCCGATCGAAGTCCATCTCCAGATTCGGTAGAAGATCTATACTCGAATTCGTATGCTTCAGGGACTAAGGTGGCCAACCAAAACATTACATCCACAGAAACCCTGAGAGAACCAGAAAAATAA